GCAGTACTTCTTACGCTTGTATATGAActcattgtggtttttttttttcctttataagctgaCAGAAAAGATATCCATTGTCATAGTTCAGATACTTCTGAGCTATGTCCTTGCTCTGCCCAGCAGTAGGGTGTGCATTCAATAGCTGCTCTTGCTTAAGATCAGTCATCATCCAGTTTGATCATTCCTGAACCCACAGTGTTAACGCAGTTTGTTCTCACACCTCTTTGAAATGTGTCTGACAGGAAAGCTCACATCTTgcagaaagggaaactgaggctcagagaagttaAGTAAACTGCCCAATCAAAATATGAGGCTATGCCTCTCCTTTGAAACCCTGGGCATTCCACTGCCCAGGCTCTACCCAGAGCTCGCAATTGCATTTATCTTTGACACCTCTAACCTGTGATTGTAATGACCAATAGACACCAGGGCCTGTTGTCAGAACATGTGGAAGGCGGATTCAGTTTTGGGGCTTTGAGGCCAGGCAAGGTTACAGGAGAAATCATCACAAAAAACATCTGTGTGCTAGGGCATATTGGGAGTGTGTGGTAGTGCAGGccggcgcaggcctttaatcccagcacttggaagaccgaggcaggcagatctctgaggtccaggccagcctagttGCAGACCAGCTAGAGATGCACAGTTAGACtctgcttcaaaaacaaacaaactgtatgTGTATAAGCAAGTATTTATCCATATtcagtatatttatattttcttacatgctattttctttttccttagacAAGGTCCATGATGCCAAGTTGGTCTTGAATTTGTGGTTGCAAAAAGTCCTACAATAACCTagcaggcagggctggagagatggctcagtgggtaagagcactggctgctcttccagaggtcctgagttcaagtcccacaaccacctggtggttcacaaccatctgtattgggatctgaagctggcggtggtggcggtaacccaacactctgggaggcagaggcaggcggatttctgagttcgaggccagcctggtctacagagttagttccagtacagccagggctacacagagaaaccctgtcttgaaaaaaaacaaaaatccaaaaaaaacaaaaaaaacaaccaaacaaaaaagagatctgacgccctcttctggggtgtctgaagacagctacagtgtactcatatgaataataaataactaaataaataaataaatcttttaaaaaaaaaaaaaaaaaccctagcagGCAGCTGGGTCTCCAGCCATGCACTACCAGGCTTGGCCTTTCAAGCTTTTGGCCTTAGCTTCTCAAGAACAGGAATTACTAAggccctttccctctttctctctctccctccttcttcaccTTTCTCTCCTTTAAACAGGGTCATGTCCTGCaggtggcctcagactcacactTTATCTTGGACACTTGATCTTACTGTTCCCTCCAACCTACAGCCCAACTGCTGAAATTCCAGGTGGGTGTCCTGGCCGCCTGCTTTCCTGTTTGAAGGGCTGGTTGCAACACATTCCTTTTATTTCATACATGTTAGAACAATCCTGCTGCAGAACCTAAAGTCCTGTCACCTCACCTCTTAGCCCACACAATAGAAGACATAAACACGCCTACAAGACCTTGCTCAAGGTTTACATTCTATGTTTCTGGGGTTTGCAGTCTTTGCCGCCAtccctctctccttgtctctctctccctcctgaccCTGTCTTTGATTCACCCTCTCCCTTGCTTCATCTATAACTGTTGTTTTTGATCTAGGTCACATGAGGATCCCCACATGCCACACCTACCCCCAAAGCTGGCCAGGCGACTGATGCGGGAGGCAGGCACCTTGCGTTCACGAGAGCGATCACTCAGCTGAGAAAGAAGAGAGGTGTGAGGTAGGGAAAGTGGACAGAATGGCAGAAAAGCCCTGCGGACCTGCTGCCACCTTCCTCAGAGGATCACAGGGGAAGGGGAAGCGACAGGCAGGAAGCAATGATACCTGGGGCCGGGCTGCCTTCCTGAGCCGGGCCTCCCGTGCCCTGCGAATGTCATCTTCACTTAGACCTCTTCCGGGCTGGTCTTGATGAACACTTTGGGCCAAACAGCTCCTACATGACCCCTGCAGAGAAGTGGATTTTAATAGAATGAAGGTCTGATCCCTTTTGGATCCATCTCCATCATTTTAACACCCCCTTCCCTCAACCTCTTTTCCTTGGAGGCTCCCTCCCCAGCCTCTTACCCACCAGTGGGGCCTAGGTCCCAGGGCCCCCCCACAGGGCAGACGAACAGCCCTGCCCAGCGGTCCACAGGTCCTGCGCAGCATGGCACCTAGCTCCGGCCACATTGCCTAAGAAATAATAAGGATTACAGGACTGGGCCTCCTGCTTTGCGCCCTTGTTTGAAAGCCCCCCTATCTTCTCCCCTTTTAATTGATTCCCAGGTTTCTCCTAGTTACCCCCCCCCCACGTTGCTAAGAACGCATGTTTCCCCTAAGCGCCTCcccaatccccctcccccaaactcctCGCTGTTGCTAAGATTCTCTCCCGTTGCTAGACGTCCACAGATCCTCCAGGACTGCTCTCTACTTCTCAGCGCCCCTCTCGTTGCTAGGCATCGCCTTACCCCGGGCTGTTAAAGCATCCACAATTCCTGTGCTGCCCCGCTGCCTAAACACCCGGCTACGACCCCGTTACGGGGCACCTCCCCCGTTGCTAAGCACCCAGTCCACCAGGTTTAGGCTCCTGGTCTAGCACGCGCTGGGCCTCTTAAACTTCCGGGAAACGTCCACACACCCGCCCACCTTGATCAGATAGCCAATGGTAGCTCAGCAGCTTGCTGACGCTTACAAAAATACACCCGGCTGAGGAGGCGTGGCAAGGGGGTGGAACCCGGGCAAAGGCTCTGTGGGTCCTGTGTGTGAGTCGACGCGCACGAGAGCTCTGTGAGCTCGCTACACTGACCAATGGTCTTTCTTGACAGAATTCCCCTACCTTCCTCTCCGCCGCCCCcctcccttgcccctccccctcccctaggCTTTGAGGAACTTCTGATGTCTGCACCATCACATCCACTTACATTTCTGCCTGGCAAGCTCAGAATCTAGTCTAAGTATTTGGCGACCCTCCCCCCTAACCCCTGCGGCTGTGAATGCACAAATCCAAGGCCTTGTGCATTCCTTGGAAGAAGCTTGACCACCGAGCCACACCCCCCTAGCAATCCTTAAATACATATTCTTCCAAGcaaacatttccctggcactggAGCCTCTCCACTTTCGCACCAACACCCACCTGGTCCTGGCACCCAGCCTCCTGCCTTGCACATATAAACCCCACTGCCTTGCTTATGATCTCTTTCCTGCCTTCAGCACAACTGCCCTTGGCGGCATACTGCGCCGCCGGGGTTCCCTCCTGCACCCTACTCTCCATTCCCCGCCCACTTAGGAGATGGCCCTCCGTGGGAGCCCCCTGTTTCCTGACGGCCTGACATTTCCCAGAACATACTCAGTCAAGATTCCCAGCGCTGAGTCAGGAGCCTTGGCATGGAAGAAAACTGACTCACTCCTCTTGTTGTCTGGAATAGAAACAGCTGGTGGCTGGGACATCTTTCCCACAACCAAAGAGAGGGAGGACCGCAGATGTGTTCCTCACAGCACCCCACAGTCGCTGGTCTAGTCCCACCCCCTTTGTCGGGAATTAGGCCTTCTTGCGCCTGTCCCTTTACTGTGTGACCTCAGAagagccctcctcctcctccggaCTTCATGTTCTCTAATTTGTATGATGTATGAGGTGGGTTCCCGTATCTGACTTCTCATTAGCCTATGAAGAGATGACTCATCCTGGAGCCTTAGGCCTGTGCTCAGTGTCCCTCCGATGGGTGACTCAATTTCAAGATTGAAAGCACCTCCAGTCCTCTTCCAGAGGTGAGCGTCTGAGTCAGGAGCTACAGGCTGCTTGGCATAAGGGACAGGCTGAAAAATCACCTCAGATGGCAATCCCACAGGGCCGTGGCTCACGTTGGTACATAAACTTCATGTATCTGAGATTGCagatgagataaaaaaaaaaaaaaagccgggaaTGGGTAAAACTTGAACGTAAAGCCCTCCCTGGTAAGCTGGGATCGAGAAGGCAACTGTAGTGGTGCgtatctctaatcccagcacttgggaggcagagacaggaaaggcAAGAAtttaaggttatccttggctctgaagctagcctgggctacatgaaaccctatctcaaaataagtaaaagaGGAAACAATGGAGCTGAAGGTATATGTTGGTGACACAGCTGTGTGAGCCTTGGCATTAGAAAACAAGAattgtagccgggcggtggtggcgcacgcctgtaatcccagcacttgggaggcagaggcaggtggatttctgaattcgaggccagcctggtctacagaatgagttccaggacagccagggctacacagagaaaccctgtctcaaaaaacaaaaaacaaacaaacaaacaaaaaaccaaccaagcaaacccCAAGGGGCTGAGAGGGGCTCAGCAGCTTAgaatgcttgcttgctttttttccaaaggatctgagttcagttcctagcatccaggAAGCTTAAATCATCTGTAACCTTAACTCCAGATCTGATACTCCCTCCTGGCCTCCGAAGGCacctgcacaggcacacacacagacacaggcacacacacagacacaggcacacacacgtcATTAAAGAACAAACCAACCTGGAGGTAATGGTCTAGTGTCAGAGCATAGGATCTAAGTCCTCTAGACATGAGATCGgcttcatttacttatttaaaagtcCAAGGCCCTGTGCCCTTCCTCCACCACAAAAGTACATGCCCAGGCTCtgggtttttgagataggttcttacCATGTAGGCCAGGTTGGTGTTGGGCTAATGAAACACAAGAACAGAATGTCTCGTGTCTGCCTCCTGTGTAATATGATTATAGGAGTGTGCCATCACCCATGGTTTAGACATGAGTTTTCTCCATTGTTTTAAACATTGCAATTCTTTTCTAAAAAGGACTTAcccattgtattttattattattcaaggcaaggtttcttttttttaagatttatttatttattatatgtgagtacactgttgctgtcttcggacactctagaagagggcatcagatctcattacagatgtctgtgagccaccatgtggttgctgggatttgaactcaggaccttcggaagagcagccagtgctctttaacagctgagccatctctccagcccaagacagggtttctatatgtagctctggctgacctgaaactgacaaattcagagatctctctgcctctgtccacTGAGTTcaggggattaaaggtgtgtgccaccatgccagcctTAAAAGGATTTCATTGTATGTGTGAGGGTAATTTTACCTGCAAATATGTCTGTGCACACTAAGAATGCCCTGAAgaaaccagaagaaggtgttCAGCACCCTAGAGCTatagttacagatgattgtgaaccccATTCagggtgctagaaaccaaactccCAATTCTTCACAAGAGCAGCTAACGGCTCTCAACTGCagatccatctcttcagccctgggaTTGTTGTCTTTGTAATTttccaagacatggtttctctgtttgGCTGTCCTAgatgttgtagaccaggctggtcttgaactcagagagatcagaCTGCCTTTGATTCCTTCTTACAGTAATTAAAGGTGTGGTGCGCATACCGGGCGAGGCCTGGAattctttgaaaacaaacaaatataagttTATTTATGCACAAATTTTGCACTACGCAGTcctgggatcgaactcaggtcatcatcaGACTAGGTTCACCTGCTGAGTTATttcattcccctccccttttgTGTATTGGGGAGGAGGGGTGTCTGAGATAGGttctatgtagtccaggttggcctagaactcacatagATCTGTTAGCctgtgcctccagagtgctggtatttAAAGCTTTACCACCATGTTCTgtctctgcatgcatgtgtatgaagATCCCTGACTAGGAACTGGCTATggagctaaggatgaccttgaactcctgaacctcCGACCTCCACCTCCTAAATACGGGATTACAGGTTTGTTTCACCGTGCCCACCTAGACATCAGCCTTCACACGGGAAATTCAGTGGAAAGGAAAGACACTGAAGGTAACTGCTTGAGAAGTGACTGCGGAAGCATCAAACTCATGCCTGTGGGGATGTCTCAAGTCTGTGGAAAGTCCATCTTGTCTGTGAATGTTGAATGAGTGCGTGGTTGAACTTGTTACTGGGGTGGAGTAAGTGATGTAGGGAAAGATCGCGGGGGCGCACGACCTAGACCCCGGCCACCATCAGAAGCCCAGCGTTCTTTCCCAGCGAGACACGCGGGGCCATCCGAGGCTCCGCCCCACACTCGTCACTTCCGGCGAGCCCGTGTTTTGGGCTTTCCCTGGGAGGTGGAGTATCGGTTAACCCCTGCACATCCGAGCGGCCTGGAGCTAGGCGGGCCGGAACCCACGAGTTGGGGCTCCCCAGCCACACCCCTCGGAGGATTTAAAGGGGAAGGAGGGGCCGGACGGGCCGAAGCCCGAGCCGAGGGAGCGGGTATGAGGCGCTGCCCGTGCCGGGGAAGCCTGAGCGAGGCGGAGGCCGGCGCACTGCCAGCCGAGGCCCGCATGGGGCTGGAGGCGCTGCGAGGTGGGCGGCGGCGACAGCCGGGACTGCAGCGACCCGGGCCGGGAGCAGGTGGCCCGACGGGACGGCCGGAGGGGGGCGGTCCTCGGGCCTGGATCGAGGGGTCCAGCCTGCACCCCGAGGCGGAGAGGACCGACCTCGGGCCTGCGCCGTGTCCGGACGGTCCCCAGGCAGAATCCTGTGGCGACGGACACGCGGAGTGCGAAGCAGCTGGCCTAGGAGTTGCGTCGGAGAAGCCCAGCCAAAATAAGGAGCTAGACGGGTCCAACCTCCAGACACCTCCGAAAAGGAATAGCCCCCTGGCTGAGATGGAGATGGCCGGTGCCTGGACAGATGGCTTTCGAACTGATCTTCACAGATCTGACCTCCAGTCTCGGCCAAAGAGAGGCAGCCTCTGTACCCAACCAGGGTTTGATGAGTCCTGGAGCGAACTGGACAGATCCGAGCTGTGGcaggctctgccagagactgacaaGCCCTGGGTTGATAACCTCCGGACCCACCATAGCATGTCCAAACTCCAAACTCACCCAGTCTGCCCCTCACCAGAACCAAGTGCTGATACCTCCTGCAAAGAATTGTCCGCGGATGGTACCAGGACACCACATGACACCGACGGCTTCTGGACAGAGTCCCAAACTGATGGATCCCTCATAGGACCTAATACTCAGACAGCCTACAGACAGCCTGAAAGTGATGGTTTTTCAGCACGAGACACTGAGGGTGCCTTGATTCAACCTGGCACTGATGGTCCCTGGGCTGATGGCGTCTCCGGGGAGTCCAATGGAGCTGCTCCATTAGGTTTATCAGATCCTGGAGAGTTGGTGACTAACCTGTGCTCCCACCTGGAGTGCAGCTCCCTGTGTCCTGTGCCCCGCCTTATCATCACCCCAGAGACTCCGGAGCCTGAGACCCAGCCGGTGGGACCCCGATCCCGGATTGAGGGGGGTACTGGCGgcttctcttctgcctcctcgTTTGATGAATCTGAGGATGACTTGGTGGCTGGGGGCGGAGGTACCAGCGATCCTGAGGACAGATCTGGAGTGAGTAAgaccaattcttccccagagcaTGCCCCACCACCCCAGAACTCATGTCCTCCCATCCTTCTGCCTTGGCTTAGAAGGTTCTCTTCCAGGTTACACTTAGCTACCTGCCAGTAATTACGTCTCTAGCTCGCTCTGCAATTCACTGATCACCTTCCCGTGACAGCCAGGTTACTAACCCGGTTCATCAACCCCCTACTCTTAGCTCTTCCATGTCTGTCTTTTCCTTTACCCCTCTGTCACTAGTTCTTGGGAGCGGTCCACAGTGGACCTTAGCCATGCCTCGGAATCTGAGATTGCACCCGTGTGTGAGTCTAGGTGGGTACATGATTTCACATAAAAGGTCTGTGACTTCTGTTGAATCCTCcgcaggggatctgatgctcaaCTGTTAAGCATagtaaggggctagagagatggctcaatggctgttcttccagaggacccaggttcaaatcccagcacccacatggcagttcacaactgtctttaactccagttccagaggatctgcagacatacatggaggcaaaataccaatttttgttttgttttgtttgagacagggtttctctgtgcagccctggctgtcctgaaactcactctgtagaccaggttgtcttcgaactcagaaatctgcctgcctctgcctcccaagtgctgggattaaaggtgtgtgccgccaccactgcccagcaaaataccaatttaaaaaaaaaaaatactgggctggagagatagctcagtggttaagagtactaactgttcttccagaggtcctgagttcaattcccagcaaccacatggtggctcacaaccatttgtaatggaacTCGATGCCCtccctgaagacagctacagtgtactcatataaataaaaataaataaatcttttaaaaaataccagtAGATAGAAGGAATGCACACACATTCTCAGATGTATTGATGGATCCATTGACCTATTTGCCACccccacttccttttttttttgtttttttttgtttttgtttgtttgtttgtttgttttttggatttggttttttcgagacagggtttctctgtatagccctggctgtcctggaactcactctgtagaccaggctggcctcgaactcagaaatccgcctgcctctgccccccagagtgctgggattacaggcgtgagccaccaccgcccggcttcccacttccttttattattattattgtttttaatcttatttaGATATTCTTCCGTGGCCCATCCTGGCCTCAGAATCACTTTGTTACATAGGTTGGCCTAAAACTGATTATCCAgcctctgggattacagacgtgttcCACTGTGCTGTACCCATCCCCCATAAGATAGATTTgctgtgaagaccaggctggcctgcccaCTAGACTCCTGCTTGCtaagatcatcctgcctctgcctttcaggaATTACAGACAGGGTGTGCCACCGTGCCACACCCATTTGTCCATA
This portion of the Apodemus sylvaticus chromosome 1, mApoSyl1.1, whole genome shotgun sequence genome encodes:
- the Itpkc gene encoding inositol-trisphosphate 3-kinase C, translated to MRRCPCRGSLSEAEAGALPAEARMGLEALRGGRRRQPGLQRPGPGAGGPTGRPEGGGPRAWIEGSSLHPEAERTDLGPAPCPDGPQAESCGDGHAECEAAGLGVASEKPSQNKELDGSNLQTPPKRNSPLAEMEMAGAWTDGFRTDLHRSDLQSRPKRGSLCTQPGFDESWSELDRSELWQALPETDKPWVDNLRTHHSMSKLQTHPVCPSPEPSADTSCKELSADGTRTPHDTDGFWTESQTDGSLIGPNTQTAYRQPESDGFSARDTEGALIQPGTDGPWADGVSGESNGAAPLGLSDPGELVTNLCSHLECSSLCPVPRLIITPETPEPETQPVGPRSRIEGGTGGFSSASSFDESEDDLVAGGGGTSDPEDRSGSKPWKKLKTVLKYSPFVVSFHKHYYPWVQLSGHAGNFQAGEDGRILKRFCQCEQRSLELLMGDPLRPFVPTYYGVVQRDGQAFNQMEDLLADFEGPSIMDCKMGSRTYLEEELVKARERPRPRKDMYEKMVAVDPGAPTPEEHAQGAVTKPRYMQWRETLSSTSTLGFRIEGIKKADGTCNTNFKKTQALEQVTKVLEDFVNGDLGILRRYVARLEDLRETLENSPFFKTHEVVGSSLLFVHDHTGLAKVWMIDFGKTVALPDHQTLSHRLPWTEGNREDGYLWGLDNLICLLQGLAQS